The segment CCAGCACGGCGAGCAGCGCTCGCGCCTTGGTCCGCACCTCGGCCAGTTCGTCGGCCGGCACCGACGCGCTCGTGATGCCGCCGCCGACGCCCACGGTGGCGCGCCGCGTCTCGGCGTCCAGCACGATGGAACGGATGACGACCGCGAGGTCGACCGTCCCGTCGAAGCCGAGCCTCCCCACAGCTCCCGAGTAGAGGCCCCGCGCGCCCGCCTCCCAGTCGGACAGCAGCCTGACGGCGCGGTGCTTGGGAGCGCCCGTCATCGAGCCCGGCGGGAACGTCGCCACGACCGCGTCGACCCCGGACGCGCCGGGGCGCAGCCGGCTGGTGACCGTGCTGACGAGCTGGTGCACGTGCTCGTAGCCGCGCACGGCGAACAGCTCGGACACGCCGACGGAGCCGGCCACCGAGATCCTGCTGAGGTCGTTCCGCATGAGGTCGACGATCATGAGGTTCTCGGCGCGCTCCTTCTCGCTGGTGCGGAGCCCTTCGCGGAGGCGCTCGTCGCTCGCAGGATCCGCGCCCCGCGGCCTCGTCCCCTTGATCGGCGCGCTGGTGACGATCCCGTCGCCGTCGACCGTCAGGAACGTCTCCGGGGACGCGCCGAGGAGCGAGACCCTGCCGATCCGGACGAACGACGCCCGCGGCGCCGGCGACGACCGCCGGAGGCGCCGGTAGACCTCGAGGTCCGTCTCCGCGACGGGGCCGACGGACACCGACGTCGTGAGGCAGAAGACGGAGGCCTCCCCGGCGCGGATCGCCTCGCGGCAGCGGTCGACCAGGGCCAGGTAGGCCCCGTCGCCGTCCGCCCAGGTGGCTTCCCGCCGCGGCGGCGGGAGCGGGGACGGTTCGGCGGCCGTGACCGGGTCGCGCGTCCAGTACTCGCGGACGACGTCGAGCCACGCCTCCTGCGTCCCCGAGGTGACGGCCTCGACCGTTCCGCGGTCGTGGTCGAAGACGAGGGCGCGGTCGACGCGGAGGAACGCCAGGTCGGGGTGGCGGGGGTCGCCGAGCGCATCGGCCCAGGCTCCGTCGCCCGGCTGGAGCAGTTCGGCGGCGGCTCCGTACCCGAGGACGCCCCACCAGCCCAGCGGCTCCTGCACTCCCGATGCCTCGGTCGTCTCGCGTCGCAGCCGGTCGAGGGCGGGGGCGATCCCCCGGGCGTCGCGCACCGACGCCGTGAGTCTCTCGGAGCCCCACCCGACGAGGGACCGCCCGGGATGCCCCTCCCGCGGCGTCGCCCCGGCGCCGTCGGCCTCCACGCCCGCGTCGAACCAGACGACGTCGCCCGTCGCTCCGAGCGCCAGGACGACGCGCTCGGGCTCTCTCCAGCCGTCGAGCAGGATCCGGGTGGCGGGCTCACGCATAGGGTTGATCGTATGAGTGCGGCGAGGAATTGGGTCTGGTCCGATGGTTCGCTCGCGCGTGTCGACGCGGCGGAGGAGGGTGTCGCTCCGGCGGAACGCGTCCTCGTCAGCGATTCCTGGGTCGCCGACGGCGGTCGGACGCTGGCTCTCGACGTGCACCGCGACCGCTTCCTCGCGTCGGTCGAGGCAGCCGATCCGGGCCTCGTCGGGGAGGCGACCGCTTTCTGGGAGGCCGCCGTCGCGGTGGTCCCGGCCGCAGGATCCTGGTGGCCCCGCTTCGACCTCGTCGACGCCGCCGCAGCGCGCGCGCCCTTCTTCCGCGCCGCCGTGCGGCCCGCCCCCGAGCGACGCCTCGCCGCGCGCCTCGTCACGGCCTCGCACGATCCGCGGCGGTCGCCCCTGACCAAGGGCCCGGACCTCGAGGCCCTCCTGGCGCTGCGGGCCGAGGCGCACGAGCGAGGGGCGGACGAGGCGGTGATCCTCTCCCCCGAGGGTCTCGTCGTCGAGGGGAACTACGCGTCGATCGTCTGGTGGAGCGGCGACGCCCTGTGCGTCGTGGCCGACGAGCTGCCCCGCCTGCCCGGCGTCACGGAGCGCTCTCTGGTGACGCTGGCGACGGCCCTGGGTGTGGAGGTCCGCCGCGAGGTCGTCGCGCCCGAGGACCTCGACGGCGTGGAGGTCTGGATCCTCAACGCGCTCCACGGAGCGCGTATCGCGACGGCGTGGGAGGGCGGGCCCGCTCTCGCCGAGGAGCCGGGACGACTGCGCACGTGGCGCTCGCGGCTCGCACGGCTGGCGCGGCCTCTCCCCGAGGCTGCGACGCGCTGACCGCGCCGCCCCTCAGGCGAGTGGGCCGG is part of the Frondihabitans sp. 762G35 genome and harbors:
- a CDS encoding anthranilate synthase component I family protein, encoding MREPATRILLDGWREPERVVLALGATGDVVWFDAGVEADGAGATPREGHPGRSLVGWGSERLTASVRDARGIAPALDRLRRETTEASGVQEPLGWWGVLGYGAAAELLQPGDGAWADALGDPRHPDLAFLRVDRALVFDHDRGTVEAVTSGTQEAWLDVVREYWTRDPVTAAEPSPLPPPRREATWADGDGAYLALVDRCREAIRAGEASVFCLTTSVSVGPVAETDLEVYRRLRRSSPAPRASFVRIGRVSLLGASPETFLTVDGDGIVTSAPIKGTRPRGADPASDERLREGLRTSEKERAENLMIVDLMRNDLSRISVAGSVGVSELFAVRGYEHVHQLVSTVTSRLRPGASGVDAVVATFPPGSMTGAPKHRAVRLLSDWEAGARGLYSGAVGRLGFDGTVDLAVVIRSIVLDAETRRATVGVGGGITSASVPADELAEVRTKARALLAVLGVGDPGSSSPSPGSR
- a CDS encoding aminotransferase class IV; the encoded protein is MSAARNWVWSDGSLARVDAAEEGVAPAERVLVSDSWVADGGRTLALDVHRDRFLASVEAADPGLVGEATAFWEAAVAVVPAAGSWWPRFDLVDAAAARAPFFRAAVRPAPERRLAARLVTASHDPRRSPLTKGPDLEALLALRAEAHERGADEAVILSPEGLVVEGNYASIVWWSGDALCVVADELPRLPGVTERSLVTLATALGVEVRREVVAPEDLDGVEVWILNALHGARIATAWEGGPALAEEPGRLRTWRSRLARLARPLPEAATR